The Arachis duranensis cultivar V14167 chromosome 2, aradu.V14167.gnm2.J7QH, whole genome shotgun sequence genome has a window encoding:
- the LOC107474044 gene encoding short-chain dehydrogenase TIC 32 B, chloroplastic, which produces MVGIFSLVTGRPGPSGFGSASTAEQVTEGIDASNLTCIITGGASGIGLETARVLALRKAHVIIAARNMESAKEAKQLILHQNESARVEIMKLDLTSVNSVRSFAENFLARDLPLNILINNAGVMFCPYQCSEDGIEMQFATNHLGHFLLTNLLLEKMKQSAKASGIEGRIINLSSIAHTYTYEEGIRFDNLNDEAGYSDKRAYGQSKLANILHANELSRRLKEEGVNITANSVHPGVIMTPLMRHSTLLMNFLKMFTFFIWKSVPQGAATTCYVALHPSVKGVSGKYFLDCNEFQPSAFASNELLGRKLWDFSNKLINSISKP; this is translated from the exons ATGGTTGGTATTTTCTCATTGGTTACAGGGAGGCCTGGACCAAGTGGTTTTGGATCTGCATCaactgcagaacaagttaccgAAGGAATTGATGCTAGTAATCTTACTTGTATTATTACAG GAGGAGCGAGCGGTATAGGATTGGAGACGGCGCGAGTGCTAGCACTTCGAAAGGCCCATGTCATCATCGCGGCGAGGAACATGGAGTCCGCAAAGGAAGCAAAACAACTCATATTACACCAAAATGAGTCTGCTAGAGTGGAAATAATGAAACTTGACCTTACGTCTGTCAATTCTGTTAGATCTTTTGCAGAAAATTTCCTCGCTCGTGATCTTCCCCTCAACATCTTAAT AAACAATGCTGGAGTCATGTTCTGCCCCTACCAGTGTTCAGAGGATGGGATTGAGATGCAGTTCGCAACAAACCATCTTG GGCATTTCCTCTTAACAAATCTTCTTCTTGAGAAAATGAAACAAAGCGCAAAAGCAAGTGGAATTGAAGGAAGGATTATAAATCTGTCATCAATTGCTCATACCTATACTTACGAAGAGGGGATTCGATTTGATAACCTTAACGATGAAGCTGG TTATTCTGACAAGAGGGCTTACGGGCAGTCCAAGCTAGCTAATATATTGCACGCAAATGAACTCTCTCGCCGTTTGAAG GAAGAAGGTGTGAACATCACAGCCAATTCAGTGCACCCCGGAGTGATAATGACTCCTCTTATGAGACATTCTACTCTACTCATGA ATTTTCTGAAGATGTTCACATTTTTCATATGGAAAAGCGTTCCACAG GGAGCAGCCACAACATGCTACGTTGCTCTGCATCCAAGCGTGAAAGGTGTGAGTGGGAAGTACTTTCTGGATtgcaatgaattccaaccaAGTGCATTTGCCTCAAACGAACTCTTAGGAAGAAAACTCTGGGACTTCAGCAACAAGTTGATCAACTCAATTTCCAAACCTTGA